The window aaacgcatccattactatggaacggagggagtagtatttaacaAAGGGAATCCAATTTGCTGGGCTGCACACTTGTCAGTTTATTGGTGTCACAATTGGAAACACAGGTTTCCCTCCATCTAATTAGACGTAAATTAAGTCATGTTAGGTAatgtttttgaaaattgtaaattgtagTAATCCATATAATAGGCGCTGGACTACTATAAATTGAAGGTAGAGAAGGCCAAATCCaaagcaaaaaaaacaaaatacagcAAACTAAATGGCAAATCTtcttcaaaccctaatttcacTGCTTTCCTTCATAGCCTTGCTCCTTGCCATCGCCAATACGGCGCGATCGCAAACGACCTCCTTCACATATCATTTCAACGGCCAGCAGCCGACCGACCTACTCTACCAAGGCGACGCCCACTTCCCATCCGACTCCACCTACCTCCGCTTGATCAACACCGATGACTCAGGGAACCCGTTGCCATACCGCGTTGGCCGAGCCGTGTATTCCAACCCCATCCAATTTTGGGGAGACGGAGCGCAGGTCGACTTTGAAACCACCTTGAAATTCATCATCAACCCGGTTGACTCAAACCCAGCGGATGGcatcaccttcttcatccAGCCCGTTGGCTCTCCACTCGGAGCCTCCGGCGGCGCCCTCGGAGTCTTCAGAGCGGAAAACCCCTTCGTGTTCGCAGTGGAATTCGATGCCTTCATCAACGCTAATGATCCGAATTACCGTCATGTTGGGATTGACATTGGATcaaatgtttcaaaaaatactaccgACGTCGGCGACGCAATTCTTGGACAGGAGGTGACTGCACGCATCAACTACCAGCAAGCTTCCAAATTGATCAGCGTTCAAGTCATAACAGGCTCACAAACTTTCGAACTGAGCTATGTTTACGACTTGAGCACCCTTCTTCCTCAGCAGGTTGAGGTCGGACTCTCCGCCAGCACAGGAGGCGCAGTCGCCGTTTTTGACGTCATAGCTTGGTGTTACTCTTCAACTCTTAGGCAGACGACCTCTTTCCAATATGATTTCAACGGCGAGCGGCCGACCGACCTAATCTACCAAGGCGACGCCCACTTCCCATCGGACTCCACCAATCTCCGCATGATCAACGCAGACAGCTCAGGCCGCCCGTTACAGAACCGCGTTGGCCGAGCCATCTATTCCAAGCCGATCCAATTTTGGGGAGACGGAGCGCAGGTCGACCTCGAAACCACCATAAAATTCATCATCAACTCGGTTGACTCAAACCCAGCCGATGgcttcaccttcttcatccAGCCCGTAGGCAACCCAATTGGAGCATCCGGTGGGGCCTTCGGAATCTTTGGATCGCAAAACCCCTCGGTATTCGCGGTGGAATTTGACACCTTCATCAACTCTGGTGATCCGAATTACCGTCATGCTGGGATTGACATTGACTcaaatgtttcaaaaaatacaACCAACGTCGGCGACGCATTTCTGCTTGGGCAGGAGGTGACGGCTCGCATCAACTACCAGCAATCTTCCAAATTGATCAGCGTTCACGTGACGGCAGGCTCGGAAACTTTTGAGGTGAGCTATGTATACGACTTGAGCACCTTTCTTCCTCAGCAGGTTGAAGTCGGAATCTCCGCCAGCACAGGAGGCGCAGTAGCCGTTCACGACCTCATATCGTGGTATTTCACTTCCACTCCTGTGCAAACCAGTGCTAACTGTGAACTGGAGGACGCCAAACTTCGCCAATATGTgtgatttgtgtttttttttgttttagtgtaTGTGTGAGCGCGTGTGTCAGTGTGCATGCTAAATAAGGACGCACCGTAAAAAAATAAGGCTAATTACTTACCATCTTATTGTTGTATTAATTCTTCTCCATGTGACGAGATGGGAATGGAATTAGTTTGTGCTTTTGAGTATGCAATGACACACACATATACGCTACACACACTTATACACACTTACACACATTGGACACACACTTGatatcaatttctttatattcaGTTCCATAGAATTCTAATTCTATGTATTGAACGGATCCTAAGACTTTCATAAAACAGTTGCAACACTTAGAGCATCGCCAATGAgaaaaggtata is drawn from Salvia hispanica cultivar TCC Black 2014 chromosome 6, UniMelb_Shisp_WGS_1.0, whole genome shotgun sequence and contains these coding sequences:
- the LOC125197090 gene encoding agglutinin-2-like, whose protein sequence is MANLLQTLISLLSFIALLLAIANTARSQTTSFTYHFNGQQPTDLLYQGDAHFPSDSTYLRLINTDDSGNPLPYRVGRAVYSNPIQFWGDGAQVDFETTLKFIINPVDSNPADGITFFIQPVGSPLGASGGALGVFRAENPFVFAVEFDAFINANDPNYRHVGIDIGSNVSKNTTDVGDAILGQEVTARINYQQASKLISVQVITGSQTFELSYVYDLSTLLPQQVEVGLSASTGGAVAVFDVIAWCYSSTLRQTTSFQYDFNGERPTDLIYQGDAHFPSDSTNLRMINADSSGRPLQNRVGRAIYSKPIQFWGDGAQVDLETTIKFIINSVDSNPADGFTFFIQPVGNPIGASGGAFGIFGSQNPSVFAVEFDTFINSGDPNYRHAGIDIDSNVSKNTTNVGDAFLLGQEVTARINYQQSSKLISVHVTAGSETFEVSYVYDLSTFLPQQVEVGISASTGGAVAVHDLISWYFTSTPVQTSANCELEDAKLRQYV